A segment of the Capnocytophaga sp. ARDL2 genome:
GTATCCTACAGGAATGTGCAACCAGTTAGGCAACAACGCATTGTTTGGATCTCTAAACATCATCCCCACATTGGTAGCATGCTCTCTCGAAGAGTAAAAATCGGTATAATCTCCCACATACACTGGCAATTCTACCAATACTTTATCCAAATCAAAAATTACTTCTGCTCTCGCCTCTGCATCATCTCTCAATTTTGGATTGTTTGCCTCGAAAATTTCAGCGATGCGATTTCTCACCGCTCTCCATACGGCTTTCCCTTCAGAGATAAAAGCGTTCAAAGTTTCATCGTGCAAAACTTCACCGTCAAAATCAATGTCGATAAAGTAGCCTAACTCTTCCAATACCGACAAACTGATAGCATAATCACCAATACGAGTAGCTATATGTACTCTATCGTTTTCGTCAGTAAAAACTCCAAAAGGGATATTTTGAATAGGAAAGTCAGATTGTGCAGAAACCTCCAACCATGATTTCAATGCAGGATTATTTGCAAAAATATTCATATTGTTTAATTTAAATATTGTTTAATAATTTTCAGAATTTGCTAAAATTATTTGAAATCACAAGGGTATTATGTCATTTCGAAACGAACAAATTGTTTGATTTTTAGAAGATTCCTCCTTTCGACGGAATGACAATATAACTTTATAGTTACTATCAATTCACAATAATTTTGCTAATACTATTTTTTCATTGCGAAGATAACAATATTAATTCATAAATTTGCATCAAATCAACAAATAATGCAAAGAGACGAACAAATTTTTGATCTGATTCTTGACGAACAAGACAGACAATTGCACGGATTAGAATTGATTGCTTCTGAAAACTTTGTAAGCGAACAAGTAATGGAAGCAGCTGGTTCTGTTTTGACAAACAAATATGCCGAAGGGTATCCAAACAAAAGATATTACGGTGGTTGTGAGGTAGTAGATATCGTAGAGCAAATCGCTATCGACAGAGCCAAAGAGCTTTTCAATGCCGAGTATGCCAATGTACAACCTCACTCTGGTTCTCAGGCAAATACCGCTGTTTTTGCAGCTATTTTAAAACCTGGAGACAAAATATTAGGTTTTGACCTTTCACACGGTGGACACCTTACACACGGGTCGCCTGTAAACTTCTCAGGAAAATTGTACCAACCTGTATTTTACGGAGTAGAAAAAGAAACAGGTAGAATCAACTACGACAATGTATTAGAAATCGCAAGAAAAGAAAAACCTCAATTGATCATCGCAGGTGCTTCTGCCTACTCAAGAGAGATTGATTATAAAAGATTTAGAGAAATCGCCGACGAAGTTGGTGCTTTGTTGATGGCAGACATTGCTCACCCAGCGGGATTGATTGCCAAAGGTTTATTGTCAGACCCAATCCCTCACTGTCATGTGGTTACAACCACTACACACAAAACTTTGAGAGGACCTCGTGGTGGTATGATTTTGATGGGCAAAGACTTCGAAAATCCTTGGGGAATCAAAACCCCAAAAGGCGAAACCAAAATGATGTCGGCAATCTTAGACGGATCAGTTTTCCCTGGAAATCAAGGAGGTCCGTTGATGCACATCATCGCAGCAAAAGCAATTGCATTTGGCGAAGCATTGCAAGATGAGTACATGCACTATATGTTGCAAGTGCAGAAAAACGCTAGAGCTATGGCAGCTGCCTTTGTAAAAAGGGGTTACGACATCGTTTCTGGCGGCACAGACAACCATATGATGCTTATCGACTTGAGAAACAAAAACATCTCAGGAAAAGACGCAGAAAAAGCCTTGGTACAAGCAGAAATCACAGTAAACAAAAACATGGTACCGTTCGACGACAAATCACCGTTTGTTACTTCAGGAATCCGCGTAGGAACCGCTGCTGTTACCACTCGTGGTTTGAAAGAAGAAGACATGGAAACGGTAGTAGAATTTATCGACCGTGTACTTTCAAACATCGGAAACGAAGAAATCATCGAGCAAGTAGCCGACGAAGTAAACGAAATGATGAGCGAAAGACCATTGTTTGTATTCTAATTCGCAAAAAAATCTCAACATACACAAACTGTCTAATGTATTTTAGGCAGTTTTTTTATCATTTTTTGGGCGTGCCACTTCGCATTCTCCTCTTCCCAAAGAATAGGTAGCTCAAAAACAACGGAATGTTTTACCATTTATAGTTTTTTCACAAAATCAAGAGGCGATGCTCGTGTCGGGTGTTCGTCAGTCGCTTTTTGCACTTTCACTACCGTTCCATTGCAAAAGAGCTCCAACAAATGCCTCACCCCCTCACGCTAGTGGTTGCAAAAATATTTTCAACATTCTAATGCACAATTATTTAGAGAATACAAAATCACTTAATTATTTATAAAGCACACGAAATCTAAGTACTTTTATTTCCAAAAAGATTGAACAAAATTTCATCATTCATTGTATTTACAAAAAATTCATTAACACATGATAAGAAAACATTGCCTCACTTACAAGAGAACCGTTTATATAGAAAAACTAAATAGAAACCCATTGTGCATTATGAAACAAATAAAAAAAGTTATTTATTTAACTGAAAATCAACACATTTAGTTCGTTAAAACAAATCAAAAATGAACAACTTAGGACAAATCGAAGATTCAACAAAGTTAAATATACGAAAGAATTTTAGAAGTTTTAAAAAAGTTTTTACCTCATCAGCTTTTACCTTATCAAAGGAGAAAACCAAAAATGAGTGATTTATAACTTGTGAGTTTGAATTTAACTTTTGAATATTTAAGTATTGATAGTGAAATGTAACTGTTTAGAAAACCATCTAATTCTTTGAAAACCAAAACAGAAAGGAGTGTTTACAACAAAAGAAAACGAAATCTTTTTTATCATATAAATCCATTATCTTGGGTATAAATTACCCATTATCTGTTCTGTAGAAGAAATTATCCAAAATCATTCAACGGTTTTAAAATACTAATTATCAGCAAAATAACTGCTATAGCCTTAATTCAATACATTAACAAATTTGTATTAAAAAAGGAAATAAATAAAATTAAAGCAAGTATAATTTAAAATGCACAATGGGTATGAAAAAAAACTTCCATTAATACCCCAAACTTTGTGGACTAAAATCACCCGACAAAAACATAGACCATCGTAGAGTACCCAATCTACAAGTGTTTTTCAAAAAGTTTGGCAAAAAAACTGCCCATTACTCAAAACGGCAAAGATTACAAACCAGGAGACATCGTTACTTGGATGCGCCCCAGCAATCGTCCGCATATCGGTATCGTTGTCAATCAAAAATCACGAGACGGCAAACGCTACAAAGTTGTTCATAACATTGGTGGCGATCAGGTAGCCGAAGAGATGCTGTTTCACTACACCATCACTGGTCATTATCGCTACAAATTTGCAGATTAGACATAAAAAAACTTCGCTGAAGCAAACACTCTAGCGAAGTTTTCTATTTTTATTGACCTACTGCCAATTTTCCTAATAAATTTTTATCCAAAGCCTGTGAAGCAAATTCTTTATCTACGATAAATTCTGTTACTTCTTTTCCTGGTAATTCAAACATTGGGTCGGTAAGAATCGCTTCTAACAATGAACGCAATCCTCTGGCTCCTAATTTGTATTCCAAGGCTTTTTCAACTACAAAATCCAAGGCATCATCTGTAATGGTCAATTGAATGCCATCTATTCCAAATAATTTTTGATATTGCTTTACCAAAGCGTTTTTCGGCTCTGTCAAAATGCTACGCAATGTATCTTTGGTCAACGGATCCATATAACTCAACACAGGCATCCTTCCGATGATTTCTGGTATCAGACCAAAATCTTTCAAATCCTTTGGAATGATGTATTGCAATAGATTTTCTGTATCTACTTTTTCTGCTTCTATCGAAGATGAAAAACCTACCGCTTGAAAGTTCATACGCTTAGAAATGATACGTTCGATTCCGTCAAAGGCTCCCCCTGCGATAAACAAAATGTCTTTGGTGTTGATTTGCACAAACTCCTGATTGGGATGCTTTCTTCCTCCTTTTGGCGGTACATTCACCACCGTACCTTCGAGTAGTTTCAACATTGCCTGCTGCACCCCTTCTCCACTCACATCGCGAGTAATCGACGGATTGTCGCTCTTACGGGCAATTTTGTCGATTTCGTCGATAAACACGATACCTCTTTCAGCTTTTGCTACATCATAATCAGCTGCTTGAAGCAATTTGGTCAACATATTTTCTACATCTTCCCCAACATACCCAGCTTCTGTCAATACCGTAGCATCTACAATTGCCAAAGGCACATCGAGCATACGAGCGATAGTTTTGGCAACCAATGTCTTTCCAGTACCCGTGCGACCTACGATGATGATATTACTCTTTTCTACCTCTACCTCATCATCTGTTTGCTCCTGCATCAATCGCTTGTAGTGATTGTACACCGCTACCGAAAGTACTTTTTTGGTTTGGTCTTGCCCTATTACATACTGATCGAGAAAGGCTTTGATTTCCGCAGGTTTTTTCAATTGAATTTCCTCAGAAAATTTTGCATTTGCCCCTTCTTGATAGTCATCTTGCATCATCACGATTTGATGAGCTTGAGCAATACAATGATTACAAATATTTGCTTCTCCTCCAGACACCAAAAAAGTTTGATTGTCTTCATGTCTGCCACAAAAGCTACAGGTTGTTCCTTTTTTTGCCATAATTATTCTCTGATCAATACTTCGTCTATCATTCCATACTCTTTAGCTTCATCTGCACGCATCCAATAATCTCTTTCAGAGTCTTTATATACTTTATCGTACGGCTGTTTTGAGTGTTTAGAAATGATTTGGTACAATTCTTCTTTCAATTTCAACATTTCTTTCAAATTGATTTCCATATCTGTAGCCACACCTTGAGCACCTCCAGATGGCTGATGAATCATCACACGAGAGTGTGGCAACGCAGTTCTTTTTCCTTCAGCACCAGCACACAACAATACCGCTCCCATCGATGCCGCCATACCTGTACAGATGGTTGCAACATCTGGTTTTACAAACTGCATAGTATCATAGATTCCCAATCCTGCATATACGCTACCACCTGGCGAGTTGATATAAATCGAAATATCTTTACTCGCATCTACACTTTCCAAAAACAACAATTGAGCTTGGATAATATTGGCTACATAATCATTTACCCCTGTTCCTAAAAAGATGATTCTGTCCATCATCAAACGAGAAAATACATCCATCGATGCGATATTCATTGGGCGTTCTTCGATGATGTATGGAGTCATACTTCCTACGATTTTATCGTAATACAAACTATTTACTTTGTGATGCTTAGTTGCATATTTTTTAAATTCTTTTCCGAGATTCATTGCTATACTATTATTTAATATTGGATATTATTTTTTATACAAATTTACTTTCCTTGAAATTTATTTTCATATAAAAACTACGCAAAAATAAGTAAAAAATGAATAAGTAGATAGGAGGTTTAGGTTAATTATTTATAGATTTGTAATAATTTAGTAAAACTACAACCAAAAAATTTTAAATTATAAACAAGGAAAATAGCATCAAATTATTTGAATAGAAAAAAGTTCGCACACATTGGGATAACGAACAAGAAAAATGGTATTTCTCTATTGTAGATGTTGTTGAAGTTTTGACGGAAAGCGTAGATACTCAAGTATATTGGCGTAATTTGAAACAGAGATTAGAAGAAGAAGGTAATGAAACCGTGACAAACTGTCACGGGTTTGAAAATGCTTGTAAGAGACGGCAAAATGCGTCTAACAGATGTCGCTGATACAGAACAACTTTTTCGCTTGATTCAATCTATTCCGTCTCCAAAAGCTGAGCCTTTTAAAATGTGGCTCGCACAAATAGGACGAGAACGCATTGACAAAATCGAAGATCTAGAAATAGGAATCGACCGCCTTATGGAAACTTATCTAAAAAAAGGCTATAGCAAAGAGTGGATTATCAACGATAATAAAGCATAGAAGTTCGTAAGGAACTTACCGATGAATAGGAAAAACGAGGAGTGAAAAAAGGGCAAGAATATGCTATTCTTACTGATGAAATCACCAAAGTATGGAGTGGTTATACAACCAAGCAATACAAACAACTCAAAGATTTGAAAAAAGAGAATCTTCGAGACCATATGAAAAATTTGGAATTAGTACTCAATGTGCTTGCAGAAGCTACAACCACTGAGTTTTCAAAAGAGAAAAAAGAAACTTGATTCACCAAAAGAAAAACAATTGAAAATCAATGTATTACAATTACAGGGAATACACGAAGAGAAATAAAAGACAAAAACAGACAAAAAGATAGTTACTAACCAAAACGCAAAACAACTTGAAGAAAAGACTATCAAAAAAATAGAATAACAAACAAAAAAAACACGAATTACATACTTGTAATTCGTGGCTTTATTATAATATCGTAATATCAATTACTCTCCGTAAACTTCTTTTACAAATTCTTTGTAAGTTACTTCTTTTGCTGTAGAAGGTACTTTTTCAGAGAACAATTTCAACAATTTTTCGTTGATCAATTGCTCCGAAATTCTCTTCACCTCATCTTGATTTGAAAGTACTCTTGCAACGATGTTTTCTACTTGATCTTCTGTAGGCTCTGCTTGTCCAAACATTGCCATTTGCTCTTTAATCAAGTTTGAAGCGTACCCTTTGATATCTTCGAAAGTATTTTGCAACTGATTTCCTGTAATCAATTTTCCTTCGATTAATTGATAACGCAATCCTTTTTCAGATTTATTGTATTCTTCCTCAGCCTCTTCAGCAGTCAATGGTTTTTCGCTTACAGTTTGCAACCATTTTACTAAAAATTCTTTTGGTAATTCAAATTTTGTATTTTCAACTAAATAATCAACTACCGCACTTGTAAATTGGTTATCAGCTTGTGAAGCAAATTGTTTTTCAGCCTCTTCTTTGATTTTTGCTCTCAATTCTTCCTCGCTAGAAACTTTTCCTTCACCAAACAATTTGTGGTACAATTCTTGGTTCAATTCTGCTTTCTCTTGGTTGAAAACATCTTTGATTTCAAAAGCAACCTCTACATCCAATCCGTGTACTTTGTCGTGATCTACTTTCAACACATCCATCAAACGGTGCTCGTCTTCAAACAATCCTTTAGTAGAAAGTGTAACTACATCACCTACTTTTTTACCGATGAATTTCTTTTGGTTGGTTTTTGTACGGATTTCTGACAATTCAAATGAAGATTCGTTATCGATGCCTTCTGCTTCGTTTGTAACTTTTACGCGTAGAGTATCTTCCTCTGCAACTTCTTCTTTTTTGTTGATTTTTCCGTATTGTTTTTGAATATATTCTACTTGCTCGTCGATTGAAGTTTCGTCTGCTACAATGTTGAATTTTTTTACATCTTTTACATTTTCCAATTCAACAGCAAACTCAGGAGCCAATCCCAATTCAAAGTCGAATGACAATACATCCGCATCCCAATCTACATCTTTCACAACTGGAATTGGATTTCCAAGGATTTCCAATTTTTCTTCGTTGATGTATGTATTCAAATTATCTTGCAACAATTTGTTTACCTCATCAAACAATACTGCCATTCCGTATTGTTTTTTTACCAAAGACATAGGCACTTGACCTTTTCTAAATCCTGGCACATTGGCAGTTTTTCTATAATTTTTCAAAACATTTTCTACATTACCTTCAAAATCAGCTTTTGCCAATTCTACAGTAACCACTGCATTTAATGCATCTACATTTTTCTTAGTGATATTCATTTCTAATGATTTACTTATTTTTTTCAGATTTGCAAAGTTACTATTTTAATATGATAAAAAAAAGAAGGAAACTGAAAAGTATATTGAATATTTTCACATTTCCTTCTATTTATCTTTTTATATAAAATTTTTAGTCTTTGCTTACTACCAAAGTTTGTACGATGGATAAGATAAAACTAAATAAAAAGGCTACCCAAAACCCATCTAATTCAAAGCCATCGACTATTCCTGATACCATCCAAACAATTAGAGTGTTGATAAGAAAGTTAAACAATCCCAAAGTCAAAAATGTAATCGGTATGGAAACAAATTGCAGTACAGGTTTTATTACCAAGTTAAATATACTTAATACCAAAACCACAATAATCGACGTTCCAAAGCTATCTACTGATGCTCCTGGCAAAAAATTTGCCAACACATATACGATTACTGCTGACAATATCCAATTGATAATAGTGTTCATAATGTTTCTTTTTTTGTTGAATAATTTCTCAAATATAATGCTTTTTATTTACAAAACAAATATCTTTTTCCTCTACCATTTATTAAAAACTTTTTGGCTGTAAAAAAATCTATGTGACTATGTGGTAAAAAAAAATCCTCTGTCTTTCGACAAAGGATTTTTGAATACTATTAAGAATCGAATTATTTCTTTTTCTTTGTAGCTTTTTCTGCTTTTGCAGCTTCTTGAGCGGCTTTCATCGCAGCACGAGAGATACGTACTTGAGCTACTACCGTGTTGTCTGGGTGCAACAATTTGAAGTTGTCTGTAGGCAACGAAGTTACATACAATTTGTTACCCATTTCCAAATCTGTAATGTCTGCTTCTACGAAATCTGGCAAGTTTGCAGGCAATGCACGAACTTTCAACTTACGTTGGTTCAAACGCAATACACCTCCAGCCATTACACCTTTAGAGTTACCAACTACTTTTACTGGTACTTCCATAGTAATTTCTTTGTCAGCATGCAATTGATAGAAATCGATGTGTAAGATTTTATCAGTTACAGGGTGAAACTGGATGTCTTGCAATACAGCATCAACTGTTTTTCCACCTAAATCAATAGCAACTGTATGTACGTTTGGAGTGTACACCAAGTTTTTAAATGCTTTTTCTTCAGCTGTGAAATGTACTGGTTGCTCTCCTCCGTAAATTACGCAAGGTACCAATCCAGCATTACGTGCGGCTTTCGAAGACGATTTACCTACGCTTTCTCTTTCTTGTCCTTTGATTGAAATTGATTTCATTTGTTAAATATAAAAAATTAATAAAATTACATAATAAATTTCCCGCTGATAGATGCGTTGTTTTGCACCATTTTCATTACGTCTGCAAACAACTCCGCACATGACAATACTCTGATTTTGTCATTTTGTTCTTTCAACGGAATCGAATCTGTTACGATCAACTCTGTCAATGCCGATTCTTTGATTTTGTCATGAGCTCCGCCAGACAATACTGCGTGTGTACAAATGGCTCTAACACTCAACGCTCCTTTGTCAAGCATCACTTGAGCCGCTTTTGCCAAAGTACCTCCTGTATCCACCATATCATCTACCAAGATTACATGTCTTCCTTCTACCTCACCAATCAACTCCATGGTTTCGATCACATTGGCTTTTTTGCGTTGTTTGTAACATACTACTACTTCGCATCCCAAGTGTTTTGCATAGGCATGAGCTCTTTTGCTCCTCCCATATCTGGAGAGGCTATCGTCAAATTGTCTAAACCTAATGATTGGATATAAGGCAAGAAAATTGTCGATGCAAACAAGTGGTCAACTGGCTTTTCGAAAAAACCTTGAATCTGATCTGCATGCAAATCCATTGTCATAATACGAGTAGCACCCGCTGTTTCCAACATTTTTGCAATCAATTTTGCACCAATTGGCACTCTTGGCTTGTCCTTTCTATCTTGTCTCGCCCATCCAAAATAAGGGATTACTGCGGTAATGTGTCTTGCAGACGCTCTTTTTGCTGCGTCAATCATCAACAACAATTCCATCAAATTGTCCGTTGATGGAAAGGTCGAACATACCAAAAACACACGCAATCCACGGATAGACTCCTCAAAAGAAGGCTGAAATTCTCCATCACTATAATGTGACAAAATTACATTCCCTAAAGGAATACCATAAGAATTTGCAATTTTTTCTGCTAAATCTTTACTTTGCGAACATGCAAAAATTTTTGCTTCTTGCTCTAAATGTGCCATTTGAATACTGAATCTTTTTAGTGAGGGCAAAGATACAACTTATTTTTTTATCTAATAGTAAAGTTGTTCTATTTTTTTTTCAATGAAACTCCCCACCACAAGCCTACACCACCAACCTCACCACGGTTCCTTTGTCTGATGATGTGATTTCTATATGATTTTCCAACGACTGCCTACTCAACTGATAGCGTTTGTGAGCAATACTCGTCCCTTTCGATTCGTAGGTTTTTGACTTGTGAGACTGAAATTCTACCTCATTATCGGAAAGTTCTAATAAAATTCGTTAGTCCTTTTCGCTGTACTTTCAATAAAATTTTTGGCGAGGCTACCGACGGCGGAAAAGCGTGAATCAACGAGTTTTCTACAAAGGATTGCAACAACATCGGCACGACCTGTATTTGAGTTATATCCAAACCTTCGGCTATTTCACATTCAAAAGTTACAGTGGGTTGCTTTCGCAAATTTTCTATTTCGATATATTGTATCAAATAGCTGATTTCGTCGTACAAACTCACTTCTTTTTCATCAGAAAAATCCAATGTTGTGCGTATCAATGTCGAAAATTTATCCAAATAGCTCGTTGCCAATTTTGTTTCTTTCATCAATATATAATACTGAATCGACCCAATGATATTGAAAAAAAATGTGAATTGACCTGACATTTCAATGCCTGTAATTGCACTTCAGACAACTGCTCTTCTACTATCAATTGTTGTTGGATTTCCTCTTATTTTTTCTTGATTTTTGCCGTACGAACTGGGCTGTAATACCACATTCCTACTATGGTCAAAAACGCCATTCCTTCCAAAAATGGGATCCTGAGATAAAAGGGGTGGTCGCAGACCGGGGGGTGTAAAAAGATAGATTTTTATGATTTTTGCTATTGATTTGATTTTCGCTGATGTTTTTTTGATTTATCAAAAAAACAAAAATCTGCGGTTATCTGCTTTAAACCGTAGGTTTAATCGTTTTTAAAAACCATTTTCTTATATCTTTTTAGAAGAAAATCTGTGATTATGAGCGTTACTTTCAGGCACCCTCTCAGTAAGGGGAATGCGTGTAAAAAAAAGTTATGATGATTTCTGTGTCAATAAAGATAAAACTTGATGATATTTTCTAAATTATTTTTTACAAAAATGCTCTTCTATTACAAACTAAAACAAATCGGAATGGCTTTTTAATCAAACATCGCATCTACATCTGAATATTCCTTAAGCGACTTTGTTTTGTACTCTTCTCTTCCTTTATCAATAGCCTTTTGTTTATTTTCGTTTGGCTCTTTGTAATTTGAAACTTTTAAAAGAGTGGTTATAACATAATTGCTCAAACTACGATTTTCTTTATTAGCTGTAACTTTCAAATGCTCATACAAAGCTGGTGATATTCACAAAGTCATTGTTTTTACTTCTGTTGCTCTCATAATGATATTATTTTGACACCAAAGTTACATCATTCTGACTTCATTTTTATTAATTTACTTTTAAAAAAAGTCTGAGATGAATAGTGGTTTTTTTACAATAAGGTTTCGATGAACCCTAAAGGGTTTCCTTAATAAAGAAGGAGAATAAAAAAACCACCCTTTCGGGTGGTTTCCTTTATATCTGTGGGAGGATTAATGAGCTCCTCCGTCTTTTTCTCCTTCTTTCAAAGGTACATTTTGTGGTACGAAATCTTCCTCATACCCTGGCTTTGAATAATCATAAGGCCAACGGTGTACTTCTGGAATCTCTCCAGGCCAGTTTCCGTGGATGTGCGCTACTGGTGTTGTCCACTCCAACGTAGTTGCTCTCCAAGGGTTTTGTGTTGCTTTCTTACCATAGAAAATGCTATAGAAGAAGTTCCACAAGAATACCAACTGGAATGCCGCTCCAATCAATGCAAACATTGTAATCAAAACATTCACATCTACCATGTCATCAAACATTGGGAATGCTGAGTTGGTATAGTAACGGCGTGGCAATCCTGCCAATCCGATGAAGTGCATTGGGAAAAATACTCCATACGCACATACTGCTGTTACCCAGAAGTGGATGTATCCCAAGTTTTTGTTCATCATACGACCGTACATTTTAGGGAACCAGTGGTAAATACCTGCAAACATTCCGTACAATGCAGAAATACCCATTACCAAGTGGAAGTGCGCTACTACGAAATAAGTATCGTGCACATTAATATCCAATGTAGAATCTCCCAAAATGATACCTGTCAAACCTCCTGTGATGAATGTCGATACGAAACCGATCGAGAACAACATCGCAGGGTTCATTTGCAAGTTTCCTTTCCAAATCGTAGTGATATAGTTAAATGCTTTTACTGCCGATGGAATTGCAATCAACAATGTGGTAAAGGTAAATACCGACCCCAAGAATGGGTTCATACCTGATACGAACATGTGATGACCCCATACGATAGTTGATAAGAACGCAATGGCTAAGATTGATGTAATCATCGCACGGTAACCGAAGATTGGCTTACGAGCATTTGCAGACAAAACTTCTGATGTGATACCCATGGCTGGTAAGATTACGATATATACCTCAGGGTGTCCTAAGAACCAGAACAAGTGCTCAAACAATACTGGCGACCCCCCTTGGTAGTGCAACACCTCTCCAGCCAAGTAGATATCAGACAAGAAGAATGATGTTCCGAATGATCTATCAAAAATCAACAACAAAGCTGCTGACAACAATACTGGGAATGATACTACCCCGATAATTGCTGTTACAAACAACGCCCATACTGTCAAAGGCATTCTCGTCATAGTCATACCTTTTGTACGCATATTCAATACAGTAACGATATAGTTCAAAGACCCCATCAAAGATTGAGCGATGAATATAGCCATTGAAATCAACCATAAAGTCATACCTGTACCCGAACCTGGAATGGCTTGTTCTACCGCAGAAAGTGGAGGATAAATCGTCCAACCTGCAGATGCTGGTCCTGATTCTACAAACAATGAAGCTAACATAATTACTGAAGCCAAGAAGAACAACCAGAATGAAAGCATGTTCATAAAAGCTGATGCCATATCTCTAGCTCCAATTTGCAATGGAATCAATAAGTTTGAGAAAGTACCCGATAATCCTGCTGTCAATACAAAGAATACCATGATAGTACCGTGAATGGTAACTAACGCCAAGTAAATATCATTTCTCATTACTCCACCTGGTGCGAAATTTTCGCCCAATAACCAAGAGAATACTTTGAAAGACTCTTCTGGCCAAGCGATTTGCATACGGAAAAGCAATGACATTACGATACCAATGATTCCCATCACAATACCTGTAATCAAGAATTGCTTAGCAATCATTTTGTGATCCATACTAAAGATGTACTTTGTGATAAAAGTCTCTTTATGATGGTGATCATGTGCATGATCGTGTGTTAATTCGTGTCCTACTGCTGACATACTAATTTATTTTAATATTAGTGAGTTATTACTGA
Coding sequences within it:
- a CDS encoding cbb3-type cytochrome c oxidase subunit I, which encodes MSAVGHELTHDHAHDHHHKETFITKYIFSMDHKMIAKQFLITGIVMGIIGIVMSLLFRMQIAWPEESFKVFSWLLGENFAPGGVMRNDIYLALVTIHGTIMVFFVLTAGLSGTFSNLLIPLQIGARDMASAFMNMLSFWLFFLASVIMLASLFVESGPASAGWTIYPPLSAVEQAIPGSGTGMTLWLISMAIFIAQSLMGSLNYIVTVLNMRTKGMTMTRMPLTVWALFVTAIIGVVSFPVLLSAALLLIFDRSFGTSFFLSDIYLAGEVLHYQGGSPVLFEHLFWFLGHPEVYIVILPAMGITSEVLSANARKPIFGYRAMITSILAIAFLSTIVWGHHMFVSGMNPFLGSVFTFTTLLIAIPSAVKAFNYITTIWKGNLQMNPAMLFSIGFVSTFITGGLTGIILGDSTLDINVHDTYFVVAHFHLVMGISALYGMFAGIYHWFPKMYGRMMNKNLGYIHFWVTAVCAYGVFFPMHFIGLAGLPRRYYTNSAFPMFDDMVDVNVLITMFALIGAAFQLVFLWNFFYSIFYGKKATQNPWRATTLEWTTPVAHIHGNWPGEIPEVHRWPYDYSKPGYEEDFVPQNVPLKEGEKDGGAH